The following is a genomic window from Branchiostoma lanceolatum isolate klBraLanc5 chromosome 10, klBraLanc5.hap2, whole genome shotgun sequence.
tctTTTCTCCAGAATGCAACTCCATCATTTTTTGCTGACTACATATTGATGATAATACCAGTATGTGTACTTGCTGAAGCTACTTACATTTctacatgttatttttttttactcatcACCTAATGATATGAAAGTTGTATTGCGAATGATCACATTTTTGGAGTGGGCTTTgggatgacccggtgtgcttggttgaAAAATGTGTGCTGtggcaaagctgcattgcacaaCTAGCCCAGAGATTATACTCAAGGTCCCTATATTTGAATGTTGGTCGCATTTCATTTATCACATGTCTTTGCTAGCCAAACTATCATTTCATGTGAATTTTGTTTGACAATGTTTGTTCTTTGTTAgagtctttgttttcttttctgtccACTCCAGAAATCACTAGTGAAGTACCTCCAGGACAGTCCGGAGCCGAACTCAGCTGAGCTGCTGCTGGTGTTCTACCTACAGAGGGGCAGGTTTGTGGACGCCGTCCGACTCAACGATCTGCTCAAACAGGATGTCATGGTGGGTGTTACGCTGggatctttgtgtgtgtgtgtgtgtgtgtgtgtgtgtgtgtgactgtgtgtgtttgctGGTGTTCTATCTGCAGAGGGGCCGGTTTGTGGACGCCGTCCGACTCAACGATCTGCTCAAACGGGACGTCATGGTGGGTGTTCTGCTGGGATCTTTGTGCGCgcgctcgtgtgtgtgtgtgtgtgtgactgtgtgtgtatgtgtgtaagtctgtctgtctgctggTGTTCTAACTGCAGAGGGGCCGGTTTGTGGACGCTGTCCGACTCAACAACCTGCTCAAACCGGACGTCATGGTGGGTGTTCTGACGAGATgggtgtgtgactgtgtgtgtgtgtctgctggTGTTCTACTTACAGAGGGGCAGATTTGTGGACGCTGTCCGACTCAACGACCTACTGAAGCAAGAcgtttgtacacaaccaagtgtttcatTCACACCGTTTGAcgtcttcctcagggcaattctgtctggttcacattgcactgcagctataggcaTCGCTGCTAGACACTGATAAAATCAAAAACTGtcttggctgtgtacaaagaaacttctttatccagtgacttaccaacttgATAATTAAAAACTTTTCCCATGTACTTCAGTGAATTAGACATTAATTTTGTTCCAGATGGAGCATGACGCCCAGGCCCAGCTGAGGGCTGCTACTAGGAATGCCATTATAGAGACCTACATGCGGCTGTTACCCGGGGTGCAGAGGAAGTTATCATTCAGACCGGAACAGAAGGCACCCAGGACTCAACTCATGAGGAGGGAGGGTGGGACTGTGCTTTTTTTTATCTACAGTTTAGTTTAGCTTAGTTAAACTTAGTTTATAGAGACCTACATGCGCCTGCTGCCTGGTGTACAGAGGAAGTTATCATTCGGACCGGAGCAGTCAGCACCCCGGACTCAACTCATGAGGAGGGAGGGTAGGACTGTGCTGTATTTATCTACAGTTTAGTTTAGCTTAGTTCATAGAGACCTACATGCGGCTGTTACCTGGGGTGCAGAGGAAGTTATCATTCGGACCGGAGCAGACAGCACCCAGGACTCAGCTCATGAGGAGGGAGGGTAGGACTGTGCTGTATTTATCTACAGTTTAGTTTAGCTTAGTTCATAGAGACCTACATGCGGCTGTTACCGGGGGTGCAGACGAAGTTATCATTCGGACCGGAGCAGTCGGCACCAAGGACTCAGCTCATGAGGAGAGAGGGTGGGACAGCGATGTATTTATCTACAGTTTAGCTTAGCTTAGTTCATAGAGACCTACATGCGGCTGTTACCTGGGGTACAGAGGAAGTTATCATTCGGACCGGAGCAGACGGCACCCAGGACTCAGCTCATGAGGAGAGAGGGTAGGACTGTGCTGTATTTATCtacagtttagtttagtttagtttatagAGACCTACATGCGCCTGTTACCCGGGGTACAGAGGAAGTTATCATTCGGACCGGAGCAGACGGCACCTAGGACTCAGCTCATGAGGAGAGAGGGTGGGACTGTGCTGTATTTATCTACAgtttagcttagcttagcttaggtTAGTTCATAGAGACCTACATGCGGCTGTTACCTGGGGTACAGAGGAAGTTATCATTCGGACCTGAGCAGACGGCACCCAGGACTCAGCTCATGAGGAGAGAGGGTAGGACTGTGCTGTATTTATCtacagtttagtttagtttagtttatagAGACCTACATGCGGCTGTTACCCGGGGTGCAGAGGAAGTTATCATTCGGACCGGAACAGACAGCACCCAGGACTCAACTCATGAGGAGGGAGGGTGGGACTGTGCTTTTTTTTATCTACAGTTTAGTTTAGCTTAGTTAAACTTAGTTTATAGAGACCTACATGCGCCTGCTGCCTGGTGTACAGAGGAAGTTATCATTCGGACCGGAGCAGTCAGCACCCCGGACTCAACTCATGAGGAGGGAGGGTAGGACTGTGCTGTATTTATCTACAGTTTAGTTTAGCTTAGTTCATAGAGACCTACATGCGGCTGTTACCTGGGGTGCAGAGGAAGTTATCATTCGGACCAGAGCAGACGGCACCCAGGACTCAGCTCATGAGGAGAGAGGGTGGGACAGCGATGTATTTATCTACAGTTTAGTTTAGCTTAGTTCATAGAGACCTACATGCGGCTGTTACCTGGGGTGCAGAGGAAGTTATCATTCGGACCGGAGCAGACAGCACCCAGGACTCAGCTCATGAGGAGAGAGGGTGGGACAGCGATGTATTTATCTACAGTTTAGTTTAGCTTAGTTCATAGAGACCTACATGCGGCTGTTACCTGGGGTGCAGAGGAAGTTATCATTCGGACCGGAGCAGACAGCACCCAGGACTCAGCTCATGAGGAGGGAGGGTAGGACTGTGCTGTATTTATCtacagtttagtttagtttagtttatagAGACCTACATGCGCCTGTTACCCGGGGTACAGAGGAAGTTATCATTCGGACCGGAGCAGACGGCACCCAGGACTCAGCTCATGAGGAGAGAGGGTAGGACTGTGCTGTATTTATCtacagtttagtttagtttagtttatagAGACCTACATGCGCCTGTTACCCGGGGTACAGAGGAAGTTATCATTCGGACCGGAGCAGACGGCACCTAGGACTCAGCTCATGAGGAGAGAGGGTGGGACTGTGCTGTATTTATCtacagtttagtttagtttagtttatagAGACCTACATGCGGCTGTTACCGGGGGTACAGAGGAAGTTATCATTCGGACCGGAGCAGACGGCACCCAGGACTCAGCTCATGAGGAGAGAGGGTAGGACTGTGCTGTATTTATCTACAgtttagcttagcttagcttaggtTAGTTCATAGAGACCTACATGCGGCTGTTACCTGGGGTACAGAGGAAGTTATCATTCGGACCTGAGCAGACGGCACCCAGGACTCAGCTCATGAGGAGAGAGGGTAGGACTGTGCTGTATTTATCTACAGTTTAgtttagcttagcttagcttagttCATAGAGACCTACATGCGGCTGTTACCGGGGGTGCAGAGGAAGTTATCATTCGGACCGGAGCAGACGGCACCCAGGACTCAACTCATGAGGAGAGAGGGTGGGACTGTGCTGTATTTATCtacagtttagtttagtttagtttatagAGACCTACATGCGGCTGTTACCTGGGGTACAGAGGAAGTTATCATTCGGACCGGAGCAGACGGCACCCAGGACTCAACTCATGAGGAGAGAGGGTGGGACTGTGCTGTATTTATCtacagtttagtttagtttagtttatagAGACCTACATGCGGCTGTTACCGGGGGTACAGAGGAAGTTATCATTCGGACCGGAGCAGACGGCACCCAGGACTCAGCTCATGAGGAGGGAGGGTAGGACTGTGCTGTATTTATCtacagtttagtttagtttagtttaacTTAGCTTATAGAGACCTACATGCGGCTGTTACCTGGGGTACAGAGGAAGTTGTCATTCGGACCGGAGCAGACGGCACCCAGGACTCAACTCATGAGGAGAGAGGGTGGGACTGTGCTGTATTTATCTACAGTTTAGTTTAGCTTAGTTTAGCTTAGTTCATAGAGACCTACATGCGGCTGTTACCCGGGGGTGCAGAGGAAGTTATCATTCGGACCAGAGCAGACGGCACCCAGGACTCAGCTCATGAGGAGGGAGGGTGGGACTGTGCTGTTTTCACTGCTTATGTTGATATGCTAGCATCTACATTGTAGCATTATTGATATCAAGGAGTAGCATACATAGTCCATTTAGTTATTGACCATAGTTAGTGAacttgcctctggaccaagaggtgcTGAGTTGAAATCTTGGCTGTTGTCACTCATCCAACATGCACTCTATTggaaaaggttgcagtcctCGGGACAGGACATTAAGCCGCTGTTTATAGATAGACTGAGGTTATACCGACACAAGAAATTAGGGGAGCTTTTCTTTTGGGAGCTACCAATCTGAGGAAAAATGGAAGTGGTCAGGCTTCCTAGATGTCCCTGTCAAGGTTCAGGCTAATCCTAACACCTAGTATACAGTCATTAGTCTGACAACGAGGAATGCACAGAAAACTCCACCTGTCCTGGTATTAGTATAATTTGTAACTACAGCGggtgattgtttgattgattgacacaAATGGAGGTCCTTATAGTACTTTGTTATGATTACTTTGTTCCCCCCAGTGTCGCGTCCCCAGCCCCTGTCCACAGTTCTGCACCGCGGTACCGAGGCTCGCGTCGTCTCCCACGCCACGCTGCTGAACATGGTGCTGAACAAGGTAGCCGAGGCCAGGACTCAGCCGTTTGAACCTACAACTCCATTCAGGAGAAGGTAATGTTAACATCTTATTACAACTAACCAGGGTATGGTACATCTGTATTAGGGTCCTGAAGTGCTGAACAAGGTAGCTGAGGCCAGGACTCAGCCGTTTGAACCTACAACTCCATTCAGGAGAAGGTAATGTTAACATCTTATTACAACTAACCAGGGTATGGTACATCTGTATTAGGGTCCTGAAGTGCTGAACAAGGTAGCCGAGGCCAGGACACAGCCGTTTGAACCTACAACTCCATTCAGGAGAAGGTAATGTTAACATTTAACAACGTTAACATCTTAGTACACATATCCAAGCTGTGGTATAGCTGAAAGgtggaagtacatgtaacatgtataaGGGCCCTGGGTCCTGTTGTGCTGAACAAGGATGCGGAGGCCAGGACACAGCCGTTTGAACCTACAACTCCCTTCAGGAGAAGGTAATGTTAACATCTTATTACAACTAACCAGGGTATGGTACATCTGTATTAGGGTCCTGTTGTACTGAACAAGGTAGCTGAGGCCAGGACTCAGCCGTTTGAACCTACAACTCCATTCAGGAGAAGGTTATGTTAACAACCCCCTTCCAGAAATGGTAACATCTTAGAACAGATAATCAAGAATAATATAGTATAGCTGAAAGGtgtaaataatgataaattgtaacattttaacatggtaacaaaaaattgtaataaaATCAGTTCCAACGTCCAAAGTCAGTATTTTCCATGTAGATAGAAAATAATGTATTGTGTATGTAAACTTGTTTTAATTTTATCTATTCCCGTACATTGTGTTCCAGACACATCGGCTCCCCACTGGTGGCAGAGAACGAGCCATTTGTTGGAACCCCTGTTACACCTCGGAGTGCGCCGAGAGTCAGGTAATATCTCCATCATCATCTGTATACAACTTACATCTTACCTGCACTAGCTGTAGTGCAGCTATGCAGGATcatcctttaggccacaccaatttaatttcttggtaaacggatttttattttcaaaaaaaaaaaaatttagaaaaaaaaatcattaaaacagaaggctagcccagccttctgttttgatgaatttttttttgtaatttttttttttattataaaaatctgtttaccaagaaattaaattggtgtggccttatcataaAGCATTTGAAGCCATAGCAAGTCATACCATAACGTGTGGCTTCTCCCCCCACCAGGGAGGCCAGTAAGGTGATCTACCCCAGTCTGGATGAGATGCTGGCAGAAGCTCAGGAGGAGACACCTGTGAAAGCCCTCCTCACCTCACCTGGCCGACGCCCGCGCACCTCACCTGTGGGACTGCTGGAAAGACTCAGAAGGTGAGGAATACTACAATAAGGAGCACTCCTGACTTTTGTATAGCACAATATTCGTCTccctcagtgtgtgtgtgagtgagtgagtgagtgagtgagtgagtgagtgagtgagtgagtgagtgagtcaaaCCCAATAAGTAAGAAATTAGAGTCATcattaagactagagtagacacatGCTATACTGTTCTACAACGTGTCTGTCCTTTTCGTGTTACTACAATAATCAGaaactggatactactactactgtaacagttattttCACTCAGCCCAGGGGCACAAACTTGCAATAAATCTGTCTGCGCTTTATTCCCCCCCCCTCCAGGCACACGGTAAACCTCGGCGGAGATGCCCTGTCCCTGCTCTCCACCCCCCCAGTGAAGCGCCGCCGCGCCTCCTACGCCCAGCACCTCCCCGAGGCACCCCCCCAGCAGACACCCCCCTCCATCCTCAAGGTGCGCAGAGCTGTCAGGAAGTCTGTCAGTCCTCAGGCATCGGAGGCAAGGACCAGGCAGGCTACAGGTGAGGATGTTTTTCTTAACtgtaaccctaaaccctaaggGTGTCTTTCTTAAGCCTAACCCTACACCTTAGCACCCCCCTCCATCCTCAAGGTGCGCAGGGTTGTCTGGAAATCTCTCAGTCCTCAGGCAGCGGAGGCAAGGACCAGGAAGGTTACAGGTGAGGgttagagctacatgtatgattgcCACCAGACTTGGACAGTTCCTTTAAATCATTGTTGGCAAAACATTTTACCAAGCTAAGGATGGACAAGGGAAAGACTTGTGTATTGTTGTCTCTGATTTCAGTCTTTCACCTGGAATGCAAAGTAAAGTGATCATTGTTAATTATAAAAGCAAGTTTCATATCAGGGActattaccttaccttacctcaCCTTACTATTACAAGACAGTAGATGCTCCCACAGCTATTTGTGGAGCAGTCAACaactcaaatcaaatcaaactgatCTATAAATTCCATCATAAGTTGTGATTTTGTGCATCTGTGGTCATGTCTGAAAAGTGTTATTGAAGCCCATTTTGCCATCAATTTGGATGGTTCTTGTGCTTACTATGTAataatgaccccccccccccccccccacaggttCCATCTCCGACTTCGCCATGCCCACCCCTCCCCGGTACCAGCGGAGGACCATCTCGATCGCTGAGCCGCCCAAAGAACAGAAGGAAACCCCGAGGAAGATCCGCTTTGCCGCagaaactcccggcctgcctcccTCTCCTGATGTGTATGTCTGAACTCTTACTTATTATCTTAACAACCACCCTGTAAGGCCATCTTGtttgattatacggatgacatctgCACAGGCTTCAAGTTCCGTCCATACcgtaaatcacacaaagcagccgcaaaatgaaaaaatataTCCTGTACATTgtgaaacaaatatttcaaaaaacaAATACTAATATCATGGAATGCCAAAGTCAGTTCCaaggtcaaagaagatgtgaaagaacaaaaatgaagaatctatttttcGGTATACCTATTGGTCAGAAACATTCCATGCTCAGGACAAGCTGAAAGAAAACTATGTGCCTAAAGAAGCCATTGTCCTTTATATTCTTATCTGAATGTGATAACTATAGAATACATTCTAAATAGATTATTTAGTGTGTGGGCTTTTCTATTCAGTGCactgaaaataaagtaaaacGCTTTTTTCACTTCTGCTTCAGATTTGACCCCCCGAGTTTCCCGGAGGAGAGAGAGACCAGCCCAGACAGGGCGTCTATGGAGGCGCTGGCAGAGGAGGAGgcggttgccatggagaccaTGGAGGTGGACGAGGAGATCACCTTTAACCTCAGCAGGGGGGATGGACTGGCGGAGGACGAGGAGATGGAAGGTCCGTCTTTTGTTAACCTCCATCCTGTCAAGTTGGCCGTTTGGCACCAGATTTGTGTTGGTTACGGGGTAAGGCaggagggagaaggttaactacatgtattaacttCAGCCTactaaggtagccgtttggtaccaaATCTGTACTGGTTAcggggtcaggcagcagggagaaggttaactacatgtacatgtattaacttcAGCCTactaaggtagccgtttggtaccaaATCTGTACTGGTTAcggggtcaggcagcagggagaaggttaaccatTTGCCGTCAAGGTTATGTTATGTTAGACCAGTGTTTGTTGCTTTGTATAAAATGTTTTTTGAACAATACCTTTTGGGAGGTTGGCTGGGCTTTACTTATAAGGGATAAGTGATTAGATTTGGAGAAAGATTCTAATCTGCATTTAGTTTAggattttgcagatatttttcaCCATTGCACAATAGACTACCATACCAGACCTCCTTCAAAAAAGCATCAAACTCTCAAAGTATACATTTCTTTATGACAAAAATGCAAACCATCAATGGTTtggtattacatatcattatgtataaacAGATTGCTGTGTGGATtctataataataatgatgttcGACGACTGTTTGTTTTAGACACCCAGGAGTTTGTCTGACATTTTCTACAGTTATTGCACAAAGATTACCAATTCATCTTTTGAATTACATCAATTTAAAGTCTATTTGATTCTTAAatacaaaaaagtattttttgaTTTTTATATACAAACCATCCATGGGTTATATTATAAATAGGTGGTCATTGCAGACTGCTTGATTGATGTTTCATGAATGTTTGACTGTTGCAGACACCCAGGAGTTTGGAGCGATGCGGCAGCCCTCCCCTCCCAAACACCTCTCCCCTCCCAAACACCTCTCCCCAGTCAGACAGCTGTCCCCAGGATTATATCCTAAACTCCCTGTCGCTGGGCCGTCAGAACCTGACGAGCCGTCGCCTGTCAGAGCACATCTGTACCAGGAACATGGGAGTGGTGAGGAGACTATGCCATTGGAAGCTGTGTCTGGTAAGCTATGCTGTACTAgagaaactactgtaaatgcagaaatgttcgcggcggttctATGTCCGCGGTTTTCactgtgaactttcagcgcgaacttaaaaccactgcaaaacctTTAGCCCACCTataactgtagcactactagtgtttcaaacgcgaactcaaaaccaccgcgaacgctccattttctccctactgcaaaataaaaaccgtGCAAAtctgaatgcatttacagtattctgatgAACTGGTGAGACCTGGGCATCTTTGAAGTCGGTCCTATAACTTATGATAGTGTGGAGAACAGTCCTATCTCTTACAATGTTGTGTGTTTCATTTGTATTTGTTATGAGATACTAACACAGCACCACACTTGTGTTTGTCCCATAGCATGGGCATCGTCCTATATACAAGACTTATAATGTCGTGTGTTCCATTCATATTTGTTACAAGATAGTAACataaaaagaattttgtttACAATACTTTTACTAACATGACACTTGTGTCTGTCTGATAGTACTGGCATGGTCGTACAttaatttttgtatctcttacaTTGTGTTATGAAATACTGACACAGCACCACAAGTCTTgcaatgttgtttgtttcattcattcaaagttGTTATGAgatgtgttactgtaaatgcatttaagttcgcgtggtttttatttcgcgctaatgcgaaaacggagtgttcgtggtggtttgaagtttgcggcagcgctatatatagtcacatactgctacagttcGCGATGAAggggtcaccgcgaaaaccacgaacataaaaccaccgcgaacatttctgcatttacagtactaaccCAGCACTACACTTGTGTCTGTCTGATAGTATTGGCCATGGTCCTACATTTATATCTCTtacattgtgttacatgtatgcaaactAACCCATCGCCACACCTAAGGCTTAAGATGTTGTGTACTACATTCAAAGTTGTAATGGGATGTGTTACTAACCCAGCACCACACATGTGTCTGTCTGATGGTACTAGCATTgtcctacatttgtatctcttacattgtgttacacatgtatgtaaactAACCCATCGCCACACCTAAGGCTTAAGATGTTGTGTACTACATTCAAAGTTGTAATGGGATGTGTTACTAACCCAGCACCACACATGTGTCTGTCTGATAGTATTGGCCATGgtcctacatttgtatctcttacattgtgttacatgtatgtaaactaACCCATCGCCACACCTAAGGCTGAAGATGTTGTGTACTACATTCAAAGTTGTTATGAGATGTGTTACTAACCCAGCACCACACATGTGTCTGTCGATAGTATTGGCCATGgtcctacatttgtatctcttacattgtgttacatgtatgtaaactaACCCATCGCCACACCTAAGGCTTAAGATGTTGTGTACTACATTCAAAGTTGTAATGGGATATGTTACTAACCCAGCACCACACATGTGTCTGTCTGCTAGCATGCTGGACAGAGTGAGTGAGATAGTGTGGGGAATGGTGCTATAGTAACGGCATTgtcctacatttgtatctcttacattgtgttacatgtatgaaaactaACACATcaccacacctacatgtaaggcTAAAGATGTTGTGTATTACATTCAAAGTTGTTACATTCATTGTGTTACATTTAATAATATGCAAACTAACCCATCGCCACACCTAAGGCTGAAGATGTTGTGTACTACATTCAAAGATGTTATGAGATGTGTTACTAACCCAACACCACACATGTGTCTGTCTGCTAGCATGCTGGACAGAGTGAGTGAGATAGTGTGGGGAATGGTGCTATTATAAGTACTGGCATTGTCCTACATTTTTATCTCTtacattgtgttacatgtatgcaaactAACCCATcgccacacctacatgtaaggcTAAAGATGTTGTGTATTACATTCAAAGTTGTTACATTCATTGTGTTACATTTAATAATATGAAAACTAACACATCACCACACCTAAGGCTTAAGATGTTGTGTACTACATCCAAAGTTGTAATGGGATGTGTTACTAACCCAGCACCATACATGTGTCTGTCCGCTAGCATTTGCACCGTGGGGGTCCTCCCTGTCCAGAGCCCCTCTGCAGAGAggcagcgcccccctccccgccaGGTCCCCCCTCCCAGCCACGTCTGTTATAAGGCAGGGGGCGGAAGAAGAGGCCATGATGGTTGAAACAGCAGCTACGGGCACGTTAGGTAAAGGATACGGTCATCACAAATGTCTGGTGTGCTGCTGTAACTGTGTGGCTGGCTGAAGGGAAACCTTCTTTTTGTAGCAGCTTTTGCTTAGTGTATGCCCAAGGTAGGCTTAGGCTACAAGCTGAGTGGCTGGCTTAGGGGAACAGTTTAACTGTTTCTTTTTACAGCAGCTTTTTGCTTTAAGGCTACATGCAGTTTGATTTTTGGCTCACGGGTTTAGAACGATAATGCTGAATAGGAAGATGAACATTTAAACAGTCTGGGAAAAGTTTTTTATTTATCcattttattcatctatttattaaGATTCACAGAATGAGATTGTTGGCAACAGGATTAGTATGTCCTTAACAAGGCCGACACCACAGTAAAAGTACAGTTAAAAGTAAGCATGCGAATGATAACAGACAATAAATCAAATGGAATCTTTGTATGTCTTCTGTCCTCCACAGAATATCCCTCTCCTCCAAAGCCGGTGCGTCTCCTCTTGTCGTCTACAACGATGACTCCAC
Proteins encoded in this region:
- the LOC136443782 gene encoding protein ELYS-like — encoded protein: MRLLPGVQRKLSFGPEQTAPRTQLMRREVSRPQPLSTVLHRGTEARVVSHATLLNMVLNKVAEARTQPFEPTTPFRRRHIGSPLVAENEPFVGTPVTPRSAPRVR